One window from the genome of Amycolatopsis sp. NBC_01480 encodes:
- a CDS encoding sugar ABC transporter substrate-binding protein — MTGIGVTTTVLLAAACSPSPAPGSGGTGPASAATSITELDYYADAQGTAAWQKILDTCAQQTGVKIARQSIPTAQMLPKILQGAGSKTLPDLLFTDNPTLQQIAGTGALTPLTDYGISTDGYYPGIIKAGTYQDKVYGLAPGVNGLALIYNKDLLSAAGIEPPKTWDDLKAAAAKLSANGKYGLAFSAIPSEEGTWQFLPFFWSNGGDLSHVDSPPAVQALQYVSDLVSGGAASKSVLNWSQNDVADQFVAGNAAMMINGSWNLARLDAEKSLHYGVVPIPAPQAGGKPTVALGGEVGAIPATGDGTQKAAGKVLSCILSDPTMLEWSKAHAYVPSKAAVAAEFGKQDPEMQPFIDEVGTAKSRTADLGEKYPKVSEALATAIQSAITGQKSPAQALQTAQQAGGS, encoded by the coding sequence ATGACCGGGATCGGCGTGACCACCACGGTCCTGCTCGCGGCGGCGTGCTCCCCCAGTCCCGCGCCCGGCTCCGGCGGGACCGGTCCGGCCTCCGCCGCGACCTCGATCACGGAACTCGACTACTACGCGGACGCGCAGGGAACGGCGGCGTGGCAGAAGATCCTCGACACCTGCGCGCAGCAGACCGGCGTCAAAATCGCGCGCCAGAGCATCCCCACCGCGCAGATGCTGCCGAAGATCCTGCAGGGCGCCGGTTCCAAGACGCTGCCCGATCTGCTCTTCACCGACAACCCGACCCTGCAGCAGATCGCCGGCACCGGCGCGCTGACGCCGTTGACCGACTACGGCATCTCCACGGACGGCTACTACCCCGGCATCATCAAGGCCGGCACCTACCAGGACAAGGTGTACGGCCTGGCGCCCGGCGTCAACGGACTCGCCCTGATCTACAACAAGGACCTGCTGTCCGCGGCTGGGATCGAGCCGCCGAAGACCTGGGACGATCTCAAGGCCGCGGCCGCGAAGCTGAGCGCGAACGGCAAGTACGGCCTCGCGTTCTCGGCGATCCCGTCCGAGGAGGGCACCTGGCAGTTCCTGCCGTTCTTCTGGAGCAACGGCGGCGATCTGTCCCATGTGGACTCTCCACCGGCCGTCCAGGCACTGCAGTATGTCAGCGACCTCGTGTCGGGTGGAGCGGCGTCGAAGTCCGTGCTGAACTGGAGCCAGAACGACGTCGCGGACCAGTTCGTCGCCGGCAACGCGGCCATGATGATCAACGGTTCGTGGAACCTGGCCCGGCTCGACGCCGAGAAGTCGCTGCACTACGGCGTCGTCCCGATCCCCGCCCCACAGGCCGGCGGTAAGCCCACGGTCGCGCTCGGCGGCGAGGTCGGCGCCATCCCGGCCACCGGCGACGGCACGCAGAAGGCCGCCGGAAAGGTCCTGTCCTGCATCCTGTCCGACCCGACCATGCTCGAGTGGAGCAAGGCACACGCCTACGTCCCGTCCAAGGCGGCCGTCGCCGCCGAGTTCGGGAAGCAGGACCCGGAGATGCAGCCCTTCATCGACGAGGTCGGCACCGCGAAGTCCCGCACGGCCGACCTCGGGGAGAAGTACCCGAAGGTCTCCGAAGCGCTGGCGACCGCGATCCAATCCGCGATCACCGGCCAGAAGTCCCCGGCGCAGGCCCTGCAGACCGCCCAGCAGGCCGGCGGATCATGA
- a CDS encoding carbohydrate ABC transporter permease: MSTRTGSSRARTAIGVVIVVVLLFPLYWMVNASLQPSGALLKPAPDLFPLHGTLDGYRTALTTQLGHLGSSLIVSLGTVVVSLAIAMPASYALAQLRVRGGPLILFVLLIVQMIPGIVMANALYTVFSNLGLVDSYFGLVLADSTATIPFAILLLRAFMISIPRDLSEAARVDGAGHWRTFVSIIVPVSRNAMVTAGLFSFLFAWADFLFAITLTTGQGFAPVTVGIYRFLGNQSADWNGIMATATLASVPAAILLVIAQRYVVAGLTSGAVKD, translated from the coding sequence ATGAGCACGCGCACCGGAAGCAGCCGGGCCCGCACCGCGATCGGCGTGGTGATCGTGGTGGTGCTGCTGTTCCCGCTGTACTGGATGGTCAACGCCTCACTACAGCCCAGCGGCGCACTGCTCAAACCCGCACCGGACCTGTTCCCGCTGCACGGCACCCTCGACGGCTACCGCACCGCGCTCACCACCCAGCTCGGCCACCTGGGGTCGAGCCTGATCGTGTCGCTCGGCACGGTCGTGGTGTCGCTCGCGATCGCGATGCCCGCGTCGTACGCCCTGGCGCAGCTCAGGGTCCGAGGCGGGCCGCTGATCCTGTTCGTGCTGCTGATCGTGCAGATGATTCCCGGCATCGTGATGGCCAACGCGCTCTACACGGTGTTCTCCAACCTCGGGCTCGTCGACAGCTACTTCGGGCTCGTCCTCGCGGACTCCACGGCCACGATCCCGTTCGCGATCCTGCTGCTGCGGGCGTTCATGATCTCGATCCCCCGGGATCTCTCCGAAGCGGCGCGAGTGGACGGTGCCGGCCACTGGCGGACGTTCGTGTCGATCATCGTGCCGGTCAGCCGGAACGCGATGGTCACCGCCGGTTTGTTCTCGTTCCTGTTCGCGTGGGCCGACTTCCTCTTCGCGATCACCCTGACCACCGGGCAGGGCTTCGCGCCGGTGACCGTCGGCATCTACCGGTTCCTCGGCAACCAGTCCGCGGACTGGAACGGGATCATGGCCACCGCCACTCTCGCGTCCGTTCCCGCGGCGATCCTCCTGGTCATCGCCCAGCGCTACGTCGTCGCGGGCCTCACCAGCGGTGCCGTCAAAGACTGA
- a CDS encoding carbohydrate ABC transporter permease produces MTLTATRPAGRPPAPARPRRSAPSRLTGLAFLLPALLYVLVFFGYPLISNLVMSTQNYTVRSFYTGQAPFVGLDNYAAVFRNPVFGTAVLNTVLFTVGSIVFQFAIGLGLAMFFNGRFLGSATLRSLLLLPWLLPLVVSGAVWRWMLDQDHGIINAALRAVHLASGPAPWLTSTGWALPAVILTNIWIGVPFNLVILHGGLRAIPENLYEAAALDGANAWQRFRHVTWPLLRPVTGIVLMLGLVYTIKVFDVIMVVTGGGPANATQTLTTMSYGLSFHDFAFGQGAAVGNILIVLATVFGLVYLRSARASLAETAS; encoded by the coding sequence ATGACGTTGACCGCGACCAGGCCGGCCGGCCGGCCCCCCGCCCCCGCCCGGCCGCGACGGAGCGCCCCGTCGCGGCTGACGGGCCTGGCCTTCCTGCTCCCCGCGCTGCTCTACGTGCTGGTGTTCTTCGGGTACCCGCTCATCAGCAACCTCGTGATGAGCACCCAGAACTACACCGTCCGCTCGTTCTACACCGGGCAGGCGCCGTTCGTCGGGCTGGACAACTACGCGGCCGTGTTCCGCAACCCGGTGTTCGGCACCGCGGTCCTGAACACCGTGCTGTTCACCGTCGGGTCCATCGTGTTCCAGTTCGCGATCGGGCTCGGGCTGGCGATGTTCTTCAACGGCCGTTTCCTCGGCAGCGCGACGCTGCGCTCACTGCTCCTGCTGCCGTGGCTGCTGCCCTTGGTGGTCAGCGGCGCGGTGTGGCGGTGGATGCTCGACCAGGACCACGGGATCATCAACGCCGCACTGCGCGCGGTACACCTGGCCAGCGGGCCGGCGCCGTGGCTCACCAGCACCGGCTGGGCGCTGCCCGCGGTCATCCTCACCAACATCTGGATCGGGGTGCCGTTCAACCTGGTGATCCTGCACGGCGGCCTGCGGGCCATCCCCGAAAACCTCTACGAGGCCGCGGCTCTCGACGGTGCGAACGCCTGGCAGCGCTTCCGGCACGTGACCTGGCCGCTGCTGCGGCCGGTGACCGGCATCGTGCTCATGCTCGGGCTGGTCTACACGATCAAGGTGTTCGACGTGATCATGGTCGTCACCGGCGGCGGGCCGGCCAACGCCACACAGACGCTCACCACGATGTCGTACGGGCTTTCGTTCCACGACTTCGCCTTCGGCCAGGGCGCCGCGGTCGGCAACATCCTGATCGTCCTCGCGACGGTCTTCGGCCTGGTCTACCTGCGCTCGGCGCGGGCCTCACTGGCGGAGACGGCCTCATGA
- a CDS encoding LacI family DNA-binding transcriptional regulator, whose product MVTITDVANAAGVAPSTVSYVISGKRSISPETRRLVEQSIRKLGYHPHAGARALASSKTNVLALVVPLRTDLNVAVVMQFVASVVTAARAHDYDLLLLTKDEGPAALQRVASSAIADALIVMDVEADDPRVPMLLALDRPVVLIGAPDEPAGLTCVDLDFAAAGARCVNHLADLGHRSIALVGPSPAVYQRRTSYAGRFLRGFTEAAQARRVSATSHSCAHSYEAVSSCLDELFAGDPGITGLVVHNEAVLPALLSDLRHRGRRVPEDLSVVAICPESMAENHAVSLTTVAIPAAEVGELAVEMTIRHLGGQVAGEVRLLSPQLTQRSSSAAPPN is encoded by the coding sequence GTGGTGACCATCACCGACGTCGCGAACGCCGCCGGCGTGGCCCCCAGCACCGTCTCGTACGTGATCAGCGGCAAACGGTCGATCTCCCCGGAGACCCGGCGCCTGGTCGAACAGAGCATCCGCAAGCTCGGCTACCACCCCCATGCCGGCGCCCGGGCGCTCGCCAGCAGCAAGACCAATGTCCTGGCGCTGGTCGTGCCGCTGCGCACCGACCTGAACGTCGCGGTCGTCATGCAGTTCGTGGCCTCGGTGGTCACCGCCGCCCGCGCCCACGACTACGACCTGCTCCTGCTGACCAAGGACGAGGGGCCGGCCGCGCTGCAACGGGTCGCGTCGTCCGCCATCGCCGACGCGCTCATCGTGATGGACGTCGAAGCCGACGATCCCCGGGTGCCGATGCTGCTCGCGCTGGACCGCCCAGTCGTCCTCATCGGCGCACCGGACGAGCCGGCCGGCCTCACGTGCGTCGACCTCGACTTCGCCGCCGCCGGCGCGCGATGCGTGAACCACCTCGCCGACCTCGGCCACCGGTCGATCGCGCTGGTCGGGCCTTCCCCCGCGGTCTATCAGCGCCGCACCAGCTACGCCGGCCGGTTCCTGCGCGGCTTCACCGAAGCGGCACAGGCGCGGCGAGTGAGCGCCACGTCGCACTCCTGCGCGCATTCCTACGAAGCGGTCAGCTCCTGCCTCGACGAGCTGTTCGCCGGAGACCCCGGCATCACCGGCCTCGTCGTGCACAACGAGGCCGTGCTCCCGGCGTTGCTCTCCGATCTGCGCCATCGCGGCCGCCGGGTGCCCGAAGACCTCTCGGTGGTCGCGATCTGTCCCGAGAGCATGGCCGAAAACCACGCCGTCTCCCTGACCACGGTCGCCATTCCCGCGGCCGAAGTCGGGGAGCTGGCGGTCGAGATGACCATCCGGCACCTGGGCGGCCAGGTCGCCGGGGAGGTCCGGCTGCTGTCCCCGCAGCTGACCCAGCGGTCCAGCAGCGCCGCGCCCCCGAACTGA
- a CDS encoding glycoside hydrolase family 3 C-terminal domain-containing protein — MRRSAAWRTRCARGVIAALAALLALPVAAGTAPAAPLPFRDPSLPLSERISDLLSRLTLPEEISLTHQYEPAIPRLGIAMFKTGTEALHGVAWSTDYNNQGAVDYANGTVFPQAIGLGSTWDPALIRQVGTAVGQEARGFNAENPAVWGLNLWAPVVNLLRDPRWGRNEEGYSEDPYLTGQISTAYGKGIQGDDPHYLQAAPTLKHYLAYNNETDRTISNSSVPPKILHDYDQQAFEPALRAGAANAVMPSYNLVNGRPDTVSSDLNTVVRKWAPQDIAVVTDAGAPSNLTGSEAYYQTAAQAAAAQLNAGVDSFTDNNTDGSITNAAVQAALDQGLLTKATLDRAVGHLLSLRFRLGEFDPPGRNPYGHITPAVINSPAHQALARRAADEQAVLLRNDNNALPLDASTDKKVAVVGPLSNTLYTDWYSGSLPYGVTPLQGIQQRLGSNGTVASAEGVDQIALKNLATGKYLTASTAAAGAPLMQGGTTAGRNETLDDYDWGNGISTLKTESNGKFLSLDGRNLSNNAVQPNGWYVDQQLKLDQQPDGSYVLEFAGNEVSESWFGPDKFAVVDAAGNLSIASPDAAHATHFAREVRTSGVDSAVAAATGADTAVVVVGSMPFINGREADDRTNTDLAAAQKELVEAVQKVNKHTIVVVENSYPTSGWDKESAPGILWTTHAGQETGHAVADVLFGDYNPSGRLTQTWYADASKLPSINDYDIAKTGMTYQYYQGKPLYPFGYGLSYTSFGYHDIRVDRRAVTADGKVTVSVAVTNTGARAGSDVVQLYSSLRTSRAQQPLKELRAFQKVTLAPHQTKTVTLQVNAADLANYEPSLARDVVETGLYDFSVGSSATDLKPAGPVFVAGREVGPRDLSKLTLAENFDDYQGVTLTDQSKTSGTSAAVSAGSWLKFSNADLSQCGSKITVSASKADTGTTGITVRLDNPTSGRILGTVPVSGTGTRYAYADFSAAAGKVTGTHDVYLVTDGTANIHSFQLTQ; from the coding sequence ATGCGCAGATCTGCTGCCTGGCGAACGCGGTGCGCACGCGGGGTGATCGCCGCGCTGGCCGCGCTGCTGGCCCTGCCCGTGGCGGCGGGCACCGCGCCGGCCGCCCCGCTGCCGTTTCGCGACCCGAGCCTGCCGCTGAGCGAACGGATCTCGGACCTGCTCTCCCGGCTCACCCTGCCCGAAGAGATTTCGCTGACCCACCAGTACGAACCGGCCATCCCGCGGCTCGGCATCGCGATGTTCAAAACCGGCACCGAAGCGCTGCACGGCGTCGCCTGGTCGACCGACTACAACAACCAGGGCGCCGTCGATTACGCCAACGGCACAGTGTTTCCGCAGGCCATCGGCCTGGGCAGTACCTGGGACCCGGCGCTGATCAGGCAGGTCGGCACCGCCGTCGGACAGGAAGCCCGCGGGTTCAACGCCGAAAACCCTGCCGTCTGGGGCCTGAACCTCTGGGCGCCGGTGGTCAACCTGCTGCGTGACCCGCGCTGGGGCCGCAACGAGGAGGGCTACTCGGAGGACCCGTACCTGACCGGGCAGATCTCCACCGCCTACGGCAAAGGCATCCAGGGCGACGACCCGCACTACCTGCAGGCCGCCCCCACCCTCAAGCACTACCTCGCCTACAACAACGAGACCGACCGCACGATCAGCAACTCCTCGGTCCCGCCGAAGATCCTGCACGACTACGACCAGCAGGCGTTCGAACCGGCGCTGCGGGCCGGCGCCGCGAACGCCGTCATGCCTTCGTACAACCTGGTCAACGGCCGGCCCGACACCGTCAGTTCGGACCTCAACACCGTCGTGCGCAAGTGGGCCCCGCAGGACATCGCCGTCGTGACCGACGCCGGCGCGCCCTCGAACCTGACCGGTTCCGAGGCCTACTACCAGACCGCCGCCCAGGCCGCCGCCGCCCAGCTCAACGCCGGGGTCGACAGCTTCACCGACAACAACACGGACGGCTCGATCACCAACGCGGCCGTGCAGGCCGCGCTCGATCAGGGGCTGTTGACGAAAGCCACCCTCGACAGGGCCGTCGGGCACTTGCTCTCGCTCCGCTTCCGTCTCGGCGAGTTCGACCCGCCGGGCCGCAATCCCTACGGGCACATCACCCCCGCGGTGATCAACTCGCCCGCCCATCAGGCACTCGCGCGCCGAGCCGCCGACGAGCAGGCCGTGCTGCTGCGCAACGACAACAACGCGCTGCCGCTCGACGCGTCGACGGACAAGAAGGTCGCCGTCGTCGGCCCGCTGTCCAACACTCTCTACACCGACTGGTACAGCGGCTCGCTGCCCTACGGAGTCACCCCCCTGCAAGGCATCCAGCAGCGACTCGGCTCCAACGGAACCGTGGCGTCGGCCGAGGGCGTCGACCAGATCGCGCTGAAGAACCTCGCGACCGGCAAGTACCTGACGGCGTCGACCGCCGCGGCCGGTGCCCCTCTCATGCAGGGTGGCACGACCGCGGGCAGGAACGAGACCCTCGACGACTACGACTGGGGCAACGGGATCTCCACCCTCAAGACCGAGTCCAACGGCAAGTTCCTCTCCCTCGACGGCCGGAACCTGAGCAACAACGCCGTGCAGCCCAACGGCTGGTACGTCGACCAGCAGCTCAAGCTCGACCAGCAGCCCGACGGCAGCTACGTGCTGGAGTTCGCGGGCAACGAAGTCAGCGAGTCGTGGTTCGGCCCCGACAAGTTCGCCGTGGTCGACGCGGCGGGCAACCTGTCCATCGCCTCCCCGGACGCCGCCCACGCGACGCACTTCGCCCGCGAGGTCAGGACCAGCGGCGTCGACAGCGCGGTGGCCGCGGCCACCGGCGCCGACACCGCGGTCGTCGTGGTCGGCAGCATGCCGTTCATCAACGGCCGCGAAGCCGACGACCGCACGAACACCGACCTCGCCGCCGCCCAAAAGGAACTCGTCGAGGCCGTGCAGAAGGTCAACAAGCACACCATCGTCGTGGTGGAGAACAGCTACCCGACCTCCGGCTGGGACAAGGAGTCCGCGCCCGGCATCCTCTGGACCACCCACGCCGGGCAGGAAACCGGGCATGCCGTCGCCGATGTGCTCTTCGGCGACTACAACCCCAGCGGACGGCTGACCCAGACCTGGTACGCCGACGCTTCGAAACTGCCGAGCATCAACGACTACGACATCGCCAAGACCGGCATGACCTATCAGTACTACCAGGGCAAACCGCTCTACCCGTTCGGCTATGGCCTGAGCTACACCTCGTTCGGTTACCACGACATCCGGGTCGACCGGCGGGCCGTGACCGCGGACGGCAAGGTGACCGTGAGCGTGGCCGTCACCAATACCGGCGCACGGGCGGGCTCGGACGTCGTGCAGCTCTACTCGAGCTTGCGCACGTCCCGAGCGCAGCAGCCCCTCAAGGAACTCCGCGCGTTCCAGAAGGTCACCCTCGCCCCGCACCAGACGAAAACCGTCACGCTGCAGGTCAACGCCGCGGATCTGGCGAACTACGAGCCCAGCCTGGCCAGGGACGTGGTGGAGACCGGGCTGTACGACTTCTCCGTCGGCAGCTCCGCGACCGACCTCAAGCCAGCCGGCCCGGTGTTCGTGGCCGGCCGGGAGGTCGGACCGCGCGACCTGAGCAAGCTGACACTGGCCGAGAACTTCGACGACTACCAGGGCGTCACGCTGACCGACCAGAGCAAGACCTCCGGCACCTCGGCAGCGGTGTCGGCCGGGAGCTGGCTGAAGTTCTCGAACGCCGACTTGTCCCAGTGTGGCAGCAAGATCACGGTTTCGGCGTCCAAAGCGGACACCGGCACCACCGGCATCACCGTGCGGCTGGACAACCCCACGAGTGGCCGGATACTCGGCACCGTCCCGGTTTCCGGCACCGGCACCAGGTACGCCTACGCCGATTTTTCCGCCGCAGCGGGCAAGGTAACCGGAACACACGACGTCTACCTGGTGACCGATGGCACGGCGAACATTCACTCGTTCCAGTTGACGCAGTAG